The genomic window CAAATCGCTGGATGGTTTCAGCCAGCCATGATATTTCTCGTCCTCCAACGACTTGAACTTGCATTTACCCATGGCTGAGCCTGTACTCACActgttttgtgtcactgtgtgtagtacactgaacatggaaaaaataaggaaatccagagagttgtctgaggagttTAGAAAGAAGGTAATAGCCAAACATGGTCCTATAAAGACCATCTCTaaagagcttgatgttcctgtgagcacTGTTGCCAATATTATTAAGTAGTTTAAGGCCCATGGGACTCTAACCAACATCTCTGGTCTTGGCCACAAGAGGAAAATTGAACCAAGAATGAAGAGAAGGATTGTAATGGTGGAGAATGAACCAAGGAAAACCTCAAAACAGATCCAAGCCGACGTTCAAGCTCAAGGAGTAACAGTTTCAAGTCGCACCATCCGTCGCTGTCTGAATGAAATTGGGCTTCATGATGGAAGACCTCTCtctaagagagaaacaaaaaagtgtGACTGTCCtcctgggagaatgtcctttggacagacaaaacaaaagtagAGCTTTTTGATAAATCACAACAACTCCatatttacaggaaaaaaaaatgaagctttcaaagaagaggacaccatccctaccatgaaACACAGAGGAGGCTCATAGATGTTTTGGGGTTGCTTTGCTGCCCCTGGCACTGGGTGAAATcaaaagactatcaaggcattttggAGCAAAATGTACAGCCCAGTTTCAGAAAGctgtgtctcagtcgcaggtcatcaATCCTCCAGCATGATAATCAACCGAAACATACCacaaaaagcacccaagaatggatgagaagaaaacattggacCGTTCCGAAGTGGTCTTCTATGATTCCAGATCTAAATCCCattgaacatctgtggaaagagctgtAACTCACAGTTGGaaaaaggcacccatcaaacctgagagaacTGGAGCAGTCTGCACAAGAacagtgggccaaactaccagtTGAGAAGTGTAAAAATCTCATTCAGAGcttgattgcagttattgtctCTAAAGGCTGTACAACCAAATATTAGGTTATGGGTCACAATATTTTTGTccgtgccattttcatttgttttactatttaaagtaatatgttatgtcataaatcaaaagcaaagtttctgttctattgaatgtgaaataaagaatggtggatacttttttcaatttctactttacattttttttttttttttttttttttttaaagtggaagggtaccaatactttcagCCACGTCTGTACATAGAAGACAATGCATATTAATGACTAACAAACCATGTAAGAAACCTTGGACATTGgtttaaaactttaataacaataacactaataataatgcCCACCCACGACAGACTCATGTTACAGTGAAGCTCTTCCACATTGTGATTTacagtctctctcctgtgtgaatgcgctggtgtttGTTGAGGTTACCTGCATCAGAGAAACTCTTCTCACACTTGTCACAGCTGTACGgtctctcctgtgtgagtgcACTGGTGTGCACTGAGGGTATCTGCCCGAGAGAAGCCCTTTCCACACTGGACACAGTGAAACGGTTTCTCTCCAGTATGAATGCTCTGGTGTACTTTCAGAGTAGATGCACAAGAGAAACTCTTTCCACATTGGCTGCAGTAGTACGGTCTCTCTcttgtgtgaatgcgctggtgtctgCTGAGGTGATCGGCCTTAccgaagctcttcccacactgggcacagcaatatggtttctctcctgtatGAATGCGCCGGTGTCGGTTGAAATTAGATGCATCggagaaactcttcccacataGCACACAGCGgtacggtctctctcctgtgtgaatgcgctggtgtgtgttgagctgtgctgcCTCACaaaagctcttcccacactgggcacagcagtatggtctctctcctgtgtgagtgcgctCGTGTTTATGGAGAGTACATGCATGAGAgtagctcttcccacactggacacagcTGTACggcttctctcctgtgtgagtgcgctggtgtTTATGGAGAGTACATGCATGAGAgtagctcttcccacactggacacagcTGTACGGCTTCTCTCCTGTGTGGTGCTGCCTAATAAGCTCTGATGCCCCTGTGAAGCTCTTCCTACACTGGGGCTGGCGATGGGGATGCGGTTTTCTACGCAACACTGGTGAGGAGGTGGAGCTGGAGGAGTTAGGTGGTCTAGGGAGTCTGGGACGCAGTCGTCTGCACTGTGATGATGGGTTCTCCCCactcactgcactgtcactcccCCCACTGAGCCCCGTCCTCAAGGCAGGAGACTGTGGGgcacactgtccagctacagggagATCAGGGCCCAGatcacactgtccagctacagggacCCCAGGCCCCAGGCCACAGGCGCGGTCTTTAATATTGTCAGTTTTTATATTATGGAGTGAGTCTCTGAAGGGAGTCTGTGTTCTCGGCTCCACTGTGTAAACACACTCCAGTGTGTTGTCCTCTGTTTTGATGTGATCAGACACCAGACTTGTAGAGCCCGGCTCAGCACCAGCTAcactgggtccacactcagaTCCCAGAGACTGAATCATGGAGAGATCTGTATTGTGGGTGAAGTCCACCTCAGGGTCGATCTTTATGAACTTTGGTATGACCTCTGACCCTGCAGTGTCGGATCCCAGTGCCCCAAGTCCCTGTGTTGACCCCTCAGTGTATGGCTCTGCTGTGTGGCCAGACTCTTGTCCCGCGAGTTCCTCTTGGCTCTGTCTGCTCTTGGGCTGTTCACTCAGCCCTTGGTTGCCTTCAGTAACTATGGGCTCCGGGTCCTGCTTCAGACTGAAGTCCCACTCCTGCtcacagggctgctgctcagtgGATTCTACAGCTCCTGGGGGAGAGACAACACAGGAGAGCAGCGCTGAGAACAGCGACTTTGAAAACTCACACATTTAATGCAATTACTACATGACAAATTATATCAAAACATTATTCCAAAGTCCTAAGAGTGTCCAGTCAGCATTTAAACTGGGAGCATGTATGAACTCAGACAATCAGAGCAGTCTGACCACTCGAATACGGAAAGTCAAATGGATTTCAAAATACCTTGAAATATGTAATCTCTAAATACTGTAGACCTCTAAATAAACAGAGCATGTAGGAACACTGTCAGAGCATAGTCTGCCCACTAGCAGATGgaaagccaaattatcatttccATATTTCTGGAAATGTATTTCAAGATGTCTTGAAATCCTTAATCTGTACGGTTATGACTGTTTTAGGATGTTTGAAGGttcaaaggttttttttttcatttccagaACTTTGGAGGTTTTTCCAAACGTTTGTATTTTCTCGTTAACAGAGTGACAATGTTTgaatactaaaccacacttcagatgtccctcacagcctatttaaattaaaacattttatttgtataatggCAATCACTTAAATCAAAGTTGTTGGATATAACAAAGTTCAAAACTGTCATGAAAACCCCCTCAATTGCCGCAGTCATGTCAGCAGGCACTGGGCCAAACcattacattataaaacatAGGGATACATTTAAACTTTGCAGTAAATGCTTACTGTACAAGTGTGTAAGATGTTTGTAAAAAACATGCTATGGTAAGATCAGtttgaaacaaaatatttacGCTTTACACTGATAATTTAATTCAATATTTCTTCTGAAGAGCCCTAACCTCCACCTACCAGCATGCAAGTGGACCCCTCCATgttattttgcatgtttttttcttaatcCACCATCTTTAAAAGAAAGGGTTTTGTGCAATATAAATTgaaacttaaaacaaatgtcTTGAAAACAATCTGCTGTTTGGGATTTTTTgttaaatgcacagaagaccccCAAAAAGTTGAAGGAAAGCTGTGCAAGAGAAAAATGGTATATCAAAGACAACCAATCTCTGATATAATTTGACCAGTGTAAATGTAAACGGTTATGCATTATTTGCTTATTATTCTATAtttctaaataataaaatattgaccTTAACCCTCCTGGCTTTTGTACATCAGACTGTTTTGTGCCCGATTTCAAGCATCAAGTTAGTCAATCCTGCAAGCAATCCTACCAATGGAAAGAGGAGATTTTCAGCTTTCATACAATCCCCGCCACTTTTCTTTTACAGTAGACGTGTCCTCACTAGAGCCTTGTAAACACTGCCTTAGGCGCCTGTCAGAGGATCAAGCATATGCGGAAGCAGTTTCACAGCGAATCTATATATAATCActtgaatattatatatatacactacctgTCAAAAGTTTTTGAAcacccatttttccagtttttcattCAGActgtca from Amia ocellicauda isolate fAmiCal2 chromosome 19, fAmiCal2.hap1, whole genome shotgun sequence includes these protein-coding regions:
- the LOC136714796 gene encoding zinc finger protein 135, translating into MSASPCLDARLASALTGLLRAALWEIGEAVAETVSEHRAEITRRDAENEALRRRLQELLAAGEAAVCGWSSGADGPPVKSRGAEWSCGQREGEPRGAVAGAVESTEQQPCEQEWDFSLKQDPEPIVTEGNQGLSEQPKSRQSQEELAGQESGHTAEPYTEGSTQGLGALGSDTAGSEVIPKFIKIDPEVDFTHNTDLSMIQSLGSECGPSVAGAEPGSTSLVSDHIKTEDNTLECVYTVEPRTQTPFRDSLHNIKTDNIKDRACGLGPGVPVAGQCDLGPDLPVAGQCAPQSPALRTGLSGGSDSAVSGENPSSQCRRLRPRLPRPPNSSSSTSSPVLRRKPHPHRQPQCRKSFTGASELIRQHHTGEKPYSCVQCGKSYSHACTLHKHQRTHTGEKPYSCVQCGKSYSHACTLHKHERTHTGERPYCCAQCGKSFCEAAQLNTHQRIHTGERPYRCVLCGKSFSDASNFNRHRRIHTGEKPYCCAQCGKSFGKADHLSRHQRIHTRERPYYCSQCGKSFSCASTLKVHQSIHTGEKPFHCVQCGKGFSRADTLSAHQCTHTGETVQL